The proteins below come from a single Candidatus Poribacteria bacterium genomic window:
- a CDS encoding site-specific DNA-methyltransferase — protein MHTVNSFINTIKEGNCIELMSEMPDECVDLIVTDPPFAIDFKATRQNYNRKESHVLQGYNEVKSNEYLDFTLDWLSGATRVLKDSGSMYVFSGWNHLKDLLIAIDHCELTTINHLVWKYQFGVVTKRKYVTSHYHCLFVCKNDEKRKFYPYCRFDKDTKTKDGGSAHYRDKEDVWEINREYWNRALKTPTKLPAELIVKILDYSSEKGDLVFDPFLGSGQVAVVSQMKKRNYVGFEIVPEYYQLAQNRLESGEYLVYPTKKEEAVSELFATVI, from the coding sequence ATGCATACAGTAAATTCCTTTATTAACACGATTAAGGAAGGGAATTGTATTGAACTCATGTCCGAAATGCCGGATGAATGTGTTGATCTTATAGTAACGGATCCACCCTTTGCGATTGATTTTAAAGCAACTCGACAGAACTATAATCGGAAAGAAAGTCATGTGCTGCAAGGCTATAATGAGGTAAAATCAAATGAATACCTCGATTTTACGCTTGACTGGCTTTCTGGTGCAACACGAGTGTTGAAAGATTCTGGGAGCATGTATGTTTTCTCAGGTTGGAATCATCTAAAAGACCTGTTGATCGCTATTGACCACTGTGAATTGACAACTATCAATCATTTGGTTTGGAAGTACCAGTTTGGCGTTGTTACGAAACGCAAATATGTAACTTCTCACTATCACTGCCTTTTTGTTTGTAAAAACGATGAGAAAAGGAAGTTTTATCCCTATTGCCGATTTGATAAGGATACCAAGACTAAAGATGGTGGATCAGCCCACTACAGAGACAAAGAAGATGTATGGGAAATCAATCGGGAATATTGGAATCGTGCGCTCAAAACACCGACTAAGCTGCCAGCCGAACTCATTGTGAAAATTCTGGATTATTCCAGTGAGAAGGGCGATCTTGTTTTTGATCCTTTCCTTGGCTCTGGACAGGTGGCTGTTGTAAGTCAAATGAAAAAACGGAATTATGTAGGATTTGAGATTGTTCCTGAATATTATCAACTTGCCCAAAATCGTCTTGAATCAGGGGAGTATTTGGTTTATCCAACAAAGAAGGAGGAGGCTGTTTCGGAATTATTCGCAACAGTTATATAA
- a CDS encoding IS1595 family transposase, with amino-acid sequence MARKARLSTNHIKRKKEDGEGRVERWNCYDCRASFKATHGTLFHGTKIPLQKWFLAISLTLNAKKGISSYELQRDLDLNQKTAWFILTRIRAKMADKVNSILLQGIIEADETYIGGKPRKPNKREDFEPSKRGRGTDKTAIMGAVARGGEVVAEVAKGLTGRDILEFIRRVVNVKESELMTDEYHAYNALGSQLKHHVINHQVQFAEGDKHTNTIEGFWSLLKRAWYGSHHHYQTGYTPLYIAERCYIYNNRHRETIFWKFLKESCQ; translated from the coding sequence ATGGCAAGGAAAGCCCGTTTGTCCACAAACCACATCAAACGTAAGAAAGAAGATGGTGAAGGGCGTGTAGAACGCTGGAACTGCTATGATTGTAGAGCCTCGTTCAAGGCAACTCACGGGACACTATTTCACGGAACAAAAATCCCCCTTCAGAAATGGTTTCTTGCTATTTCATTGACCCTCAATGCCAAGAAGGGAATATCATCCTATGAGCTCCAGCGTGATTTAGACTTGAACCAAAAGACCGCTTGGTTTATACTAACACGTATCCGGGCTAAAATGGCAGATAAAGTCAACTCCATTCTACTACAAGGTATTATAGAAGCTGATGAAACCTACATCGGTGGCAAACCCCGGAAGCCGAACAAGCGTGAAGACTTTGAGCCCAGTAAGCGCGGTCGTGGCACGGATAAAACGGCTATCATGGGGGCAGTTGCTCGTGGCGGTGAAGTCGTCGCTGAAGTGGCAAAAGGACTCACCGGGCGTGATATTCTTGAATTTATCCGCAGAGTTGTCAATGTTAAGGAATCTGAACTTATGACTGATGAATATCACGCTTACAATGCTCTCGGTTCACAACTCAAGCATCACGTTATCAATCACCAAGTCCAGTTTGCCGAAGGTGATAAGCACACAAATACAATTGAAGGTTTTTGGTCTCTACTGAAACGAGCTTGGTATGGTTCACATCATCATTATCAAACTGGATACACACCGCTCTATATAGCAGAACGCTGTTATATCTATAACAACCGGCACCGTGAAACTATTTTTTGGAAGTTCTTGAAGGAGAGTTGTCAATAA